Proteins from a single region of Nomascus leucogenys isolate Asia chromosome 2, Asia_NLE_v1, whole genome shotgun sequence:
- the PCDHB12 gene encoding protocadherin beta-12, whose amino-acid sequence MENGGAGTLQIRQVLLLFVLLGMSQAGSETGNFLVMEELQSGSFVGNLAKTLGLEVSELSSRGARVVSNDNKECLQLDANTGDLLLSETLDREELCGSNEPCVLYFQVLMKNPTQFLQIELQVRDKNDHSPVFLEKEMLLEIPENSPVGAVFLLESAKDLDVGINAVKSYTISPNSHFHVKMRVNPDNRKYPELVLDKELDYEERPELSFILTALDGGSPPRSGTALVRVVVVDVNDNSPEFEQAFYEVKILENSILGSLVLTVSAWDLDSGTNGEICYTLSHASEDIRKTFEIHQKSGDITLTAPLDFEAIESYSIIIQATDGGGLFGKSTVRIQVMDVNDNAPEITVSSITSPIPENTPETVVMVFRIRDRDSGDNGKMICFIPEDIPFVLKSSLNNYYTLETESPLDRESRAEYNISITVTDLGTPRLKTEHNVTVLVSDINDNAPIFTQTSYTLFVRENNSPALHIGSISATDRDSGTNAHVTYSLLPPQDPHLPLASLLSINADNGHLFALRSLDYEALQAFEFHVGATDRGSPALSSEALVRVRVLDANDNSPFVLYPLQNGSAPCTELVPRAAEPGYLVTKVVAVDGDSGQNAWLSYQLLKATEPGLFRVWAHNGEVRTTRLLSERDAAKHRLVVLVKDNGEPPRSATATLHVLLVDGFSQPYLPLPEAAPAQAQADSLTVYLVVALASVSSLFLFSVLLFVAVRLCRRSRAAPVGRCSVPEGPFPGHLVDVSGTGTLSQSYQYEVCLTGGSGSNDFKFLKPIIPNFLPQSTGREVEENAPFQNNLGF is encoded by the coding sequence ATGGAAAACGGAGGGGCAGGCACTCTGCAGATAAGGCAAGTCCTGCTTCTCTTTGTTTTGCTGGGAATGTCTCAGGCGGGCTCTGAAACTGGGAACTTTTTGGTGATGGAGGAATTGCAGAGCGGGAGCTTTGTAGGAAATTTGGCAAAGACCCTGGGACTGGAGGTGAGTGAGCTGTCTTCGCGGGGGGCTCGCGTGGTTTCTAATGATAACAAAGAGTGTTTGCAGCTGGACGCAAACACTGGGGATTTGCTCCTGAGCGAAACGCTAGACAGGGAGGAGCTCTGTGGCTCCAATGAGCCTTGTGTGCTGTATTTCCAAGTGTTAATGAAAAACCCCACGCAGTTTTTACAAATTGAGCTCCAAGTCAGGGATAAAAATGATCACTCTCCCGTcttcttggaaaaagaaatgctCTTAGAAATCCCAGAGAACAGTCCTGTTGGTGCTGTGTTCTTGCTTGAAAGTGCAAAGGATTTAGATGTAGGAATCAATGCTGTAAAAAGCTACACAATAAGCCCCAACTCTCATTTCCACGTTAAAATGAGAGTCAATCCAGACAATAGGAAATACCCCGAGTTAGTTCTGGACAAGGAGCTGGATTATGAAGAGCGCCCGGAGCTCAGTTTCATCCTCACTGCTCTGGATGGCGGGTCCCCTCCCAGGTCTGGAACTGCCTTGGTCAGGGTGGTGGTTGTAGATGTTAATGACAACTCCCCTGAGTTTGAGCAGGCTTTTTATGAGGTGAAGATTCTGGAGAATAGCATCCTTGGCTCGCTGGTTTTGACTGTCTCAGCTTGGGATTTAGACTCTGGAACAAATGGTGAAATATGCTATACCTTATCCCATGCCTCAGAAGATATTCGCAAGACATTTGAAATTCATCAAAAGTCTGGAGACATTACTTTAACAGCACCTTTGGATTTTGAAGCAATTGAGTCATACTCAATAATCATTCAAGCCACAGATGGGGGAGGACTTTTTGGAAAATCTACAGTCAGAATTCAGGTGATGGATGTAAATGACAATGCTCCTGAAATCACTGTGTCATCAATTACCAGTCCAATCCCAGAAAATACGCCAGAGACCGTGGTTATGGTTTTCAGGATACGAGACAGAGACTCTGGGGACAACGGAAAGATGATTTGTTTTATCCCGGAAGACATCCCATTCGTGCTAAAATCTTCGCTAAATAATTACTACACTTTGGAAACAGAGAGCCCGCTGGACAGAGAGAGCAGAGCCGAGTACAACATCTCCATAACCGTCACTGACTTGGGGACCCCCAGGCTGAAAACCGAGCACAACGTAACCGTGCTGGTCTCCGACATCAATGACAACGCCCCCATCTTCACCCAAACCTCCTACACCCTGTTCGTCCGCGAGAACAACAGCCCCGCCCTGCACATCGGCAGCATCAGCGCCACAGACAGAGACTCAGGCACCAACGCCCACGTCACCTACTCGCTGCTGCCGCCCCAGGACCCGCACCTGCCCCTCGCGTCCCTGCTCTCCATCAACGCGGACAATGGCCACCTGTTCGCCCTCAGGTCGCTGGACTACGAGGCCCTGCAGGCGTTCGAGTTCCACGTGGGCGCCACAGACCGCGGCTCCCCGGCGCTGAGCAGCGAGGCGCTGGTGCGCGTGCGGGTGCTGGACGCCAACGACAACTCGCCCTTCGTGCTGTACCCGCTGCAGAACGGCTCCGCGCCCTGCACCGAGCTGGTGCCCCGGGCGGCCGAGCCGGGCTACCTGGTGACCAAGGTGGTGGCGGTGGACGGCGACTCGGGCCAGAACGCCTGGCTGTCGTACCAGCTGCTCAAGGCCACGGAGCCCGGGCTGTTCCGCGTGTGGGCGCACAATGGCGAGGTGCGCACCACCAGGCTGCTGAGCGAGCGCGACGCCGCCAAGCACAGGCTGGTGGTGCTGGTCAAGGACAATGGCGAGCCTCCGCGCTCTGCCACCGCCACGCTGCACGTGCTCCTGGTGGACGGCTTCTCCCAGCCCTACCTGCCGCTCCCTGAGGCGGCCccggcccaggcccaggccgaCTCGCTCACCGTCTACCTGGTGGTGGCGTTGGCCTCGGTGTCTTCGCTCTTCCTCTTCTCGGTGCTCCTGTTCGTGGCGGTGCGGCTGTGCAGGAGGAGCAGGGCGGCCCCGGTGGGTCGCTGCTCGGTGCCCGAGGGCCCCTTTCCAGGACATCTGGTGGACGTGAGCGGCACCGGGACCCTGTCCCAGAGCTACCAGTATGAGGTGTGTCTGACGGGAGGTTCCGGGTCAAATGACTTCAAATTTCTGAAACCAATTATCCCCAACTTCCTACCACAGAGCACAGGTAGGGAAGTGGAAGAAAATGCCCCATTTCAGAATAATTTGGGCTTCtga
- the LOC100587746 gene encoding protocadherin beta-11 — protein sequence MENGRACTQQIRQVLLLFVLLGMSQAGSETGSFSVAEEMQSGSFVGNLAKDLGLKVRELSSRGARVVSNDKKQRLQLDINTGNLLLSETLDREELCGSIEPCVLHFQVLMQNPTQFLQIELQVRDINDHSPIFLEKQMLLEIPENSPVGALFLLQSAKDLDVGINAVKSYTISPNSHFHIKMRVNPDNRKYPELVLDKELDYEERPELSFILTALDGGSPPRSGTALVKVVVVDINDNSPEFEQAFYEVKIPENSILGSLVLTVSAWDLDSGRNGEICYTLSHASEDIRKTFEIHQKSGDITLAAPLDFETIESYSIIVQATDGGGLFGKSTVRIQVMDVNDNAPEITVSSITSPIPENTPETVVMVFSIKDIDSGDNGRIVCSIPEDLPFVLKSSVENYYTLETERPLDRESTAEYNITVTVTDLGIPRLKTEHNTTVLVSDVNDNAPAFTQTSYTLFVRENNSPALHIGSVSATDRDSGTNAQVTYSLLPPQDPHLPLASLVSINTDNGLLFALRSLDYEALQAFEFHVGATDRGSPALSSEALVRVLVLDANDNSPFVLYPLQNGSAPCTELVPRAAQPGYLVTKVVAVDGDSGQNAWLSYQLLKATEPGLFGVWAHNGEVRTARLLSERDAAKHRLVVLVKDNGEPPRSANATLHVLLVDGFSQPYLPLPEAAPAQAQADSLTVYLVVALASVSSLFLLSVLLFVAVRLCWRSRAASVGRCSVPEGPFPGHLVDVSGTGTLSQSYQYKVCLTGGSGTNEFKFLKPVIPNIQAKGPGKNSEENPTFRNSFGFNF from the coding sequence ATGGAGAACGGAAGGGCATGCACTCAGCAGATAAGGCAAGTCCTGCTTCTCTTTGTTTTGCTGGGAATGTCTCAGGCGGGCTCTGAAACTGGGAGCTTTTCCGTGGCAGAGGAAATGCAGAGCGGGAGTTTTGTAGGCAATCTGGCAAAGGATCTGGGGCTGAAGGTGAGAGAACTGTCCTCACGGGGGGCTCGGGTGGTCTCTAATGATAAGAAACAGCGTTTGCAGCTGGACATAAACACTGGGAATTTGCTCTTAAGTGAAACACTAGACAGGGAGGAGCTCTGCGGTTCCATCGAGCCTTGTGTGCTACATTTCCAGGTGTTAATGCAAAACCCCACGCAGTTTTTACAAATTGAGCTTCAGGTCAGGGATATAAATGATCACTCTCCCATCTTCTTGGAAAAACAAATGCTCCTAGAAATCCCAGAGAACAGTCCTGTTGGTGCTCTGTTCTTACTACAGAGTGCGAAGGATTTAGATGTAGGAATCAATGCTGTAAAAAGCTACACAATAAGCCCCAACTCTCATTTTCACATTAAAATGAGAGTCAATCCAGACAATAGGAAATATCCCGAGTTAGTTCTGGACAAGGAGCTGGATTATGAAGAGCGCCCGGAGCTCAGTTTCATCCTCACTGCTCTGGATGGCGGGTCCCCTCCCAGGTCTGGAACTGCCTTGGTCAAAGTGGTGGTGGTGGACATTAACGACAACTCCCCTGAGTTTGAGCAGGCTTTTTATGAGGTGAAGATTCCGGAGAATAGCATCCTTGGCTCGCTGGTTTTGACTGTCTCAGCTTGGGATTTAGACTCTGGAAGAAATGGTGAAATATGCTATACCTTATCCCATGCCTCAGAAGATATTCGCAAGACATTTGAAATTCATCAAAAGTCTGGAGACATTACTTTAGCAGCACCTTTGGATTTCGAAACGATTGAGTCATACTCGATAATCGTTCAAGCCACAGATGGGGGAGGACTTTTTGGAAAATCTACAGTCAGAATTCAGGTGATGGATGTAAATGACAATGCTCCTGAAATCACTGTGTCATCAATTACCAGTCCAATCCCAGAAAATACGCCAGAGACCGTGGTTATGGTTTTTAGTATCAAAGATATAGACTCTGGGGACAACGGAAGAATTGTTTGTTCCATTCCTGAAGACCTCCCATTCGTGCTAAAATCTTCAGTTGAGAATTACTACACGTTGGAAACAGAGAGACCACTGGATAGAGAGAGCACAGCCGAGTACAATATCACCGTAACCGTCACTGACTTGGGGATACCCAGGCTGAAAACCGAGCACAATACAACTGTGTTGGTCTCCGACGTCAATGACAACGCCCCCGCCTTCACCCAAACCTCCTACACCCTGTTCGTCCGCGAGAACAACAGCCCCGCCCTGCACATCGGCAGTGTCAGCGCCACAGACAGAGACTCAGGCACCAACGCCCAGGTCACTTACTCGCTACTCCCGCCCCAGGACCCGCACCTGCCCCTCGCCTCCCTGGTCTCCATCAACACAGACAACGGCCTCCTGTTCGCCCTTAGGTCCCTGGACTACGAGGCCCTGCAGGCGTTCGAGTTCCACGTGGGCGCCACAGACCGCGGCTCCCCGGCGCTGAGCAGCGAGGCGCTGGTGCGCGTGCTGGTGCTGGACGCCAACGACAACTCGCCCTTCGTGCTGTACCCGCTGCAGAACGGCTCCGCGCCCTGCACCGAGCTGGTGCCCCGGGCGGCCCAGCCGGGCTACCTGGTGACCAAGGTGGTGGCGGTGGATGGCGACTCGGGCCAGAACGCCTGGCTGTCGTATCAGCTCCTCAAGGCCACGGAGCCCGGGCTGTTCGGCGTGTGGGCGCACAATGGCGAGGTGCGCACCGCCAGGCTGCTGAGCGAGCGCGACGCGGCCAAGCACAGGCTGGTGGTGCTGGTCAAGGACAATGGCGAGCCTCCGCGCTCGGCCAACGCCACGCTGCACGTGCTCCTGGTGGACGGCTTCTCCCAGCCCTACCTGCCGCTCCCGGAGGCTGCCccggcccaggcccaggccgaCTCGCTCACCGTCTACCTGGTGGTGGCGTTGGCCTCGGTGTCTTCGCTCTTCCTCCTCTCGGTGCTCCTGTTCGTGGCGGTGCGGCTGTGCTGGAGGAGCAGGGCGGCCTCTGTGGGTCGCTGCTCGGTGCCCGAGGGCCCCTTTCCAGGACATCTGGTGGACGTGAGCGGCACCGGGACCCTGTCCCAGAGCTACCAGTACAAGGTGTGTCTGACGGGAGGTTCCGGGACAAATGAATTCAAGTTCCTAAAACCGGTTATCCCTAATATCCAGGCAAAAGGTCCTGGGAAGAATAGTGAAGAAAACCCCACCTTTCGAAATagctttggatttaatttttag
- the LOC100587054 gene encoding protocadherin beta-13: MEASGKLICRQRQVLFSFLLLGLSLAGAAEPRRYSVVEETEGSSFVTNLAKDLGLEQREFSRRGVRVVSRGNKLHLQLNQETGDLLLNEKLDREDLCGHTEPCVLRFQVLLESPFEFFQAELQVIDINDHSPVFLDKQMLVKVSESSPPGTTFPLKNAEDLDVGQNNIENYIISPNFYFRVLTRKRSDGRKYPELVLDKALDREEEAELRLTLTALDGGSPPRSGTAQVYIEVLDVNDNAPEFEQPFYRVQISEDSPVGFLVVKVSATDVDTGVNGEISYSLFQASDEIGKTFKINPLTGEIEVKKQLDFEKLQSYEVNIEARDAGTFSGKCTVLIQVMDVNDHAPEVTMSAFTSPIPENAPETAVALFSVSDLDSGENGKISCSIQEDLPFLLKSAENFYTLLTERPLDRESRAEYNITITVTDLGTPMLKTQLNMTVLVADINDNAPAFTQTSYTLFVRENNSPALHIGSVSATDRDSGTNAQVTYSLLPPQDPHLPLASLVSINADNGHLFALRSLDYEALQGFEFRVGASDRGSPALSSEALVRVLVLDANDNSPFVLYPLQNGSAPCTELVPRGAEPGYLVTKVVAVDGDSGQNAWLSYQLLKATEPGLFGVWAHNGEVRTARLLSERDVAKHRLVVLVKDNGEPPRSATATLHVILVDGFSQPYLPLPEAAPAEAQAQADSLTVYLVVALASVSSLFLFSVLLFVVLRLCRRSRAASAGRCSVPEGPFPGHLVDVSGTETLSQNYQYEVCLAGGWGTNEFKFLKPIIPNFPPQCPGKEIQGNSTFRNNFGFNIQ, translated from the coding sequence ATGGAGGCCAGCGGGAAGCTCATTTGCAGACAAAGGCaagtccttttttcctttctccttttgggCTTATCTCTGGCGGGCGCGGCGGAACCTAGACGCTATTCTGTGGTGGAGGAAACTGAGGGCAGCTCCTTTGTCACCAATTTAGCAAAGGACCTGGGTCTGGAGCAGAGGGAATTCTCCAGGCGGGGGGTTAGGGTTGTTTCCAGAGGGAACAAACTACATTTGCAGCTCAATCAGGAGACCGGGGATTTGTTGCTGAATGAGAAATTGGACCGTGAGGATCTGTGCGGTCACACAGAGCCCTGTGTGCTACGTTTCCAAGTGTTGCTAGAGAGTCCCTTCGAGTTTTTTCAAGCTGAGCTGCAAGTAATAGACATAAACGACCACTCTCCAGTATTTCTGGACAAACAAATGTTGGTGAAAGTGTCAGAGAGCAGTCCTCCTGGGACTACGTTTCCTCTGAAGAATGCCGAAGACTTAGATGTAGGCCAAAACAATATTGAGAACTATATAATCAGCCCCAACTTCTATTTTCGGGTCCTCACCCGCAAACGCAGTGATGGAAGGAAATATCCAGAGCTGGTGCTGGACAAAGCGCTGGACCGAGAGGAAGAAGCTGAGCTCAGGTTAACACTCACAGCACTGGATGGTGGCTCTCCGCCCAGATCTGGCACTGCTCAGGTCTACATCGAAGTCCTGGATGTCAACGATAATGCCCCTGAGTTTGAGCAGCCTTTCTATAGGGTGCAGATCTCTGAGGACAGTCCAGTAGGCTTCCTGGTTGTGAAGGTCTCTGCCACGGATGTAGACACAGGAGTCAACGGAGAGATTTCCTATTCACTTTTCCAAGCTTCAGACGAGATTGGCAAAACCTTTAAGATCAATCCCCTGACAGGAGAAATTGAAGTAAAAAAACAACTCGATTTCGAAAAACTTCAGTCCTATGAAGTCAATATTGAGGCAAGAGATGCTGGAACCTTTTCTGGAAAATGCACCGTTCTGATTCAAGTGATGGATGTAAATGACCATGCCCCAGAAGTTACCATGTCTGCATTTACCAGCCCAATACCTGAGAACGCGCCTGAAACTGCGGTTGCACTTTTCAGTGTTTCAGATCTTGATTcaggagaaaatgggaaaataagttGCTCCATTCAGGAGGATCTACCCTTCCTCCTGAAATCCGCGGAAAACTTTTACACCCTACTAACGGAGAGACCACTAGACAGAGAAAGCAGAGCCGAGTACAacatcaccatcactgtcactGACTTGGGGACCCCTATGCTGAAAACACAGCTCAATATGACCGTGCTGGTCGCCGACATCAATGACAACGCTCCAGCCTTCACCCAAACCTCCTACACCCTGTTCGTCCGCGAGAACAACAGCCCCGCCCTGCACATCGGCAGTGTCAGCGCCACAGACAGAGACTCAGGCACCAATGCCCAGGTCACCTACTCGCTGCTGCCGCCCCAGGACCCGCATCTGCCCCTCGCCTCCCTGGTCTCCATCAACGCGGACAACGGCCACCTGTTCGCGCTCAGGTCGCTGGACTACGAGGCCCTGCAGGGGTTCGAATTCCGCGTGGGCGCTTCAGACCGCGGGTCCCCGGCGCTGAGCAGCGAGGCGCTGGTGCGCGTGCTGGTGCTGGACGCCAACGACAACTCGCCCTTCGTGCTGTATCCGCTGCAGAACGGCTCGGCGCCCTGCACCGAGCTGGTGCCCCGAGGGGCCGAGCCGGGCTACCTGGTGACCAAGGTGGTGGCGGTGGACGGCGACTCGGGCCAGAACGCCTGGCTGTCGTATCAGCTCCTCAAGGCCACGGAGCCCGGGCTGTTCGGCGTGTGGGCGCACAATGGCGAGGTGCGCACCGCCAGGCTGCTGAGCGAGCGCGACGTGGCCAAGCACAGGCTGGTGGTGCTGGTCAAGGACAATGGCGAGCCTCCGCGCTCTGCCACCGCCACGCTGCACGTGATCCTGGTGGACGGCTTCTCCCAGCCCTACCTGCCTCTCCCGGAGGCGGCCCCGGCcgaggcccaggcccaggccgaCTCGCTCACCGTCTACCTGGTGGTGGCGTTGGCCTCGGTGtcgtctctcttcctcttttcagtACTCCTGTTCGTAGTGTTGCGGCTGTGCAGGAGGAGCAGGGCGGCCTCGGCGGGTCGCTGCTCGGTGCCCGAGGGCCCCTTTCCAGGGCATCTGGTGGACGTGAGCGGCaccgagaccctatctcagaactACCAGTATGAGGTGTGTCTGGCAGGAGGGTGGGGGACAAATGAGTTCAAGTTCCTAAAGCCGATTATCCCCAACTTCCCTCCCCAGTGCCCTGGGAAAGAAATACAGGGAAATTCTACCTTCCGCAATAACTTTGGGTTCAATATTCAGTGA
- the LOC100588394 gene encoding protocadherin beta-14 yields MKGASPTEMLEDALSRGFLLKTRASASKIRAELQFFHKRLPKGTMEIRGALDLRKRQVLIFLVLLGLSRAGTESAHYSVAEETEIGSFVANLARDLGLGVEELSSREARVVSDDNKKYLHLDLLTGDLLLNEKLDRDELCGSTEPCVLHFQVVLENPLQFFRVELRVKDINDHSPTFLDKEILIKISEGTTIGTTFLMESAQDLDVGSNSLQNYTISPNSHFYIKIPDSSDRKIYPELVLDRALDYEQEAELRLTVTAVDGGSPPKSGTTLVLIKVLDINDNAPEFPQSLYEVQVPEDRPLGSWIATISAKDLDAGNYGKISYTFFHASEDIRKTFEINPISGEVNLRSPLDFEVIQSYTINIQATDGGGLSGKCTLLVKVMDINDNPPEVTISSITKRIPENASETLVALFSILDQDSGDNGRMICSIQDNLPFFLKPTFKNFFTLVSEKALDRESQAEYNITITVTDLGTPRLKTEYNITVQVSDVNDNAPVFTQTSYTLFVRENNSPALHIGSVSATDRDSGTNAQVTYSLLPPQDSHLPLASLVSINADNGHLFALRSLDYEALQAFEFRVGATDRGSPALSSEALVRVRVLDANDNSPFVLYPLQNGSAPCTELVPRVAEPGYLVTKVVAVDGDSGQNAWLSYQLLKATEPGLFGVWAHNGEVRTARLLSERDAARHRLVVLVKDNGEPPRSATATLQVLLVDGFSQPYLPLPEAAPTQAQADSLTVYLVVALASVSSLFLLSVLLFVAVRLCRRSRAAPVGRCSVPEGHFPGHLVDVSGTGTLSQSYQYEVCLTGGSGTNEFKFLKPIIPNCQVHDTGKNMGEIENFRNSFGFNIQ; encoded by the coding sequence ATGAAAGGAGCTTCGCCTACAGAGATGCTGGAGGATGCACTCTCCAGGGGGTTCCTATTAAAAACCAGAGCTTCAGCTTCCAAAATTAGGGCTGAGCTTCAATTTTTCCACAAGAGATTGCCTAAAGGAACCATGGAGATCAGAGGGGCACTCGATCTGCGAAAAAGGCAAGTTCTAATATTCCTTGTTTTGCTGGGATTGTCTCGGGCAGGTACTGAATCTGCACACTATTCTGtggcagaggaaacagaaattGGCTCTTTTGTGGCTAATCTAGCGAGGGACctagggctgggggtggaggagcTGTCTTCACGTGAAGCCCGGGTAGTGTCTGATGATAATAAAAAGTATTTGCACCTTGATTTGCTGACTGGGGATTTGCTCCTAAATGAGAAACTAGACCGAGATGAGCTGTGTGGCTCCACCGAGCCCTGTGTGCTGCATTTTCAGGTGGTTTTGGAAAACCCTTTACAGTTTTTTCGGGTTGAGCTGCGTGTCAAAGACATAAATGATCACTCCCCTACATTCCTAGACAAGgaaatacttattaaaatatcAGAAGGTACCACTATTGGAACTACATTTCTAATGGAGAGTGCTCAAGATTTGGATGTCGGAAGCAACAGTCTCCAAAACTACACAATTAGCCCCAATTCTCACTTCTACATTAAAATTCCAGACAGTAGTGACAGAAAGATATACCCAGAGCTGGTCCTAGATAGAGCTTTAGATTATGAACAGGAAGCTGAACTCAGATTAACAGTCACAGCCGTGGATGGTGGATCCCCACCCAAGTCTGGGACAACTTTGGTTCTCATTAAGGTGTTGGACATCAATGATAATGCCCCTGAGTTTCCTCAGAGTCTCTATGAGGTGCAAGTCCCCGAGGATAGACCCCTTGGCTCCTGGATTGCCACCATCTCAGCTAAGGATCTGGATGCAGGAAACTATGGAAAAATATCTTACACATTTTTCCATGCATCAGAAGATATTcgtaaaacatttgaaattaatcCAATATCTGGGGAAGTTAATTTGAGATCACCCCTGGATTTTGAAGTAATACAGTCCTACACTATAAATATTCAGGCGACAGATGGTGGAGGTCTTTCAGGAAAATGCACCCTTCTAGTTAAAGTTATGGATATAAACGACAACCCACCAGAAGTAACCATATCGTCGATTACAAAGAGAATTCCAGAGAATGCCTCAGAGACCCTAGTAGCTCTTTTTAGTATCCTAGACCAAGACTCTGGAGACAATGGGAGGATGATTTGCTCTATTCAAGATAACCTCCCTTTTTTCCTGAAACCgaccttcaagaactttttcacTCTAGTTTCTGAAAAAGCACTGGACAGAGAGAGCCAAGCCGAGTACAACATCACGATCACCGTCACAGACTTGGGGACACCCAGGCTGAAAACCGAGTACAACATAACCGTGCAGGTCTCCGACGTCAATGACAACGCCCCCGTCTTCACCCAAACCTCCTACACCCTGTTCGTCCGCGAGAACAACAGCCCCGCCCTGCACATCGGCAGTGTCAGCGCCACAGACAGAGACTCAGGCACCAACGCCCAGGTCACCTACTCGCTGCTGCCGCCCCAGGACTCGCACCTGCCCCTCGCCTCCCTGGTCTCCATCAACGCGGACAACGGCCACCTGTTCGCCCTCAGGTCGCTGGACTACGAGGCCCTGCAGGCTTTCGAGTTCCGAGTGGGCGCCACAGACCGCGGCTCCCCGGCGCTGAGCAGCGAGGCGCTGGTGCGCGTGCGGGTGCTGGACGCCAACGACAACTCGCCCTTTGTGCTGTACCCGCTGCAGAACGGCTCCGCGCCCTGCACCGAGCTGGTGCCCCGGGTGGCCGAGCCGGGCTACCTGGTGACCAAAGTGGTGGCGGTGGACGGCGACTCGGGCCAGAACGCCTGGCTGTCGTACCAGCTGCTCAAGGCCACGGAGCCCGGGCTGTTCGGTGTGTGGGCGCACAATGGCGAGGTGCGCACCGCCAGGCTGCTGAGCGAGCGCGACGCGGCCAGGCACAGGCTGGTGGTGCTGGTCAAGGACAATGGCGAGCCTCCGCGCTCGGCCACCGCCACGCTGCAAGTGCTCCTGGTGGACGGCTTCTCCCAGCCCTACCTGCCGCTCCCGGAGGCGGCCCCGACCCAGGCCCAGGCCGACTCGCTCACGGTCTACCTGGTGGTGGCGTTGGCCTCGGTGTCGTCGCTCTTCCTCCTCTCGGTGCTCCTGTTCGTGGCGGTGCGGCTGTGCAGGAGGAGCAGGGCGGCCCCGGTGGGTCGCTGCTCGGTGCCCGAGGGCCACTTTCCAGGGCATCTGGTGGACGTGAGTGGCACCGGGACCCTGTCCCAGAGCTACCAATACGAGGTGTGTCTGACGGGAGGTTCCGGGACAAATGAGTTCAAATTTCTGAAGCCGATTATCCCCAATTGTCAAGTTCATGACACTGGTAAGAATATGGGGGAAATCGAGAACTTTCGAAATAGCTTTGGATTTAACattcaataa